From Thalassotalea euphylliae, the proteins below share one genomic window:
- a CDS encoding efflux RND transporter permease subunit, with product MNFSHFFIQRPIFASMLSLIILIGGSISLFQLPVSEYPEVVPPTVVVTANYPGANPKVIAETVSTPLEQEINGTENMLYMFSQATSDGRMTLTVTFALGTDLDKAQVQVQNRVNSALPRLPTTVQRLGVVAEKASPDLTMVVHLYSPDESREISYLSNYASLYVKDQIARLGGVGDVQLFGGGEYSMRLWLNPDAIASRNMTAMDVVSAVRQQNRQVAAGSLGAQPTPVESEFQVLLNVKGRLNSIEEFEDIVIKVGEDGSITRLKDVARVELGQNTYALRSLLNGKPAVAMPIFQRPGSNAIELSDEVRSTMAELSKAFPQGVAYEIAYDPTVFVRGSIDAVIATLLEAIVLVVLVVILFLQTWRASIIPLIAVPVSLIGTFAIMQWIGVSINTLSLFGLVLAIGIVVDDAIVVVENVERNIHDGLSPLAATRKAMTEVTGPIIAIALVLCAVFIPTAFITGLSGQFYKQFALTITISTLISAFNSLTLSPALSALLLKGHDAKPDWLTRVLDKTLSRVVFTPFNKLFDRGANAYENLVKKLIRFSLLVSVLYLGLVGATGSLFNAVPGGFIPQQDKQYLVAIAQLPDAASLNRTEEVIREMGDMALNTPGVANTVAFPGLSVNGFTNSPNSGIVFVTLKDFTERNEPQLSANAIAANLNGQFAAIDEAFVAIFPPPPIQGLGSTGGFKLQIEDRGNLGFNALFDSLQAVIGEAQKRPELMGLYSTFRIQVPQMDIEVDREQALILGVELSEVFDALQVYLGSLYVNDFNLFGRTYQVNAQADADFRVDPKQILGLKVRNAAGHMVPLGAVVAVTPTTGPDRVMHYNGYPSAELNGSPAPGYSSDQAQFAIEEVLAATLPNGMEYEWTEVTYQQILAGNTMVYIFPLVVVLVFTVLAAQYESLRLPLAIILIVPMTIFSALLGVWMIGGDNNIFTQIALIVLVALACKNAILMVEFAKEIQDAGQSPLAAILEACRLRLRPILMTSIAFTAGVVPLVLATGAGAEMRQAMGVAVFGGMIGVTVFGLLFTPVFYMLLANKNKKATSALPAEQVT from the coding sequence GTGAATTTTTCTCATTTCTTTATTCAACGGCCGATATTCGCGTCGATGCTGTCGCTGATTATCCTGATTGGCGGTTCTATTTCTCTATTCCAACTGCCGGTCAGTGAATATCCAGAAGTTGTGCCACCTACTGTTGTGGTCACGGCGAACTATCCTGGCGCTAACCCAAAAGTGATTGCCGAAACGGTGTCAACGCCGCTTGAGCAAGAAATCAACGGTACCGAAAACATGCTGTATATGTTTTCACAGGCGACCAGTGATGGCCGCATGACCTTAACCGTCACTTTTGCCTTAGGTACTGACTTAGACAAAGCACAAGTTCAAGTGCAAAACCGCGTAAACAGTGCCTTACCGCGTTTGCCAACAACTGTGCAGCGCTTGGGTGTAGTCGCCGAAAAAGCTTCGCCTGATTTAACCATGGTCGTGCATTTGTACTCGCCAGATGAGTCACGGGAAATCAGCTACTTATCAAACTATGCCAGCCTGTATGTGAAAGATCAGATCGCTCGTTTAGGCGGTGTTGGTGATGTTCAGCTATTTGGCGGCGGCGAATACTCGATGCGCTTATGGCTAAACCCAGATGCCATCGCTTCACGCAATATGACGGCAATGGATGTTGTTTCAGCCGTTCGCCAGCAAAACCGTCAAGTGGCCGCAGGTTCATTAGGTGCGCAGCCAACGCCAGTGGAGAGTGAATTCCAAGTCCTGCTCAACGTAAAAGGGCGCTTGAACTCAATTGAAGAGTTTGAAGATATTGTCATTAAAGTGGGTGAAGACGGCTCTATTACACGCTTGAAAGATGTGGCTCGTGTTGAGCTGGGGCAAAATACTTATGCCTTACGTTCACTGCTTAATGGTAAGCCTGCGGTGGCGATGCCGATTTTCCAGCGTCCGGGTTCTAATGCTATTGAATTGTCTGATGAAGTGCGCAGCACCATGGCCGAGCTGTCAAAAGCCTTTCCACAAGGGGTAGCTTATGAAATTGCTTACGACCCAACCGTATTTGTGCGTGGTTCGATTGACGCGGTAATCGCGACTTTGCTAGAAGCGATTGTGCTGGTGGTGCTAGTGGTGATTTTATTCCTACAAACATGGCGCGCATCTATCATCCCATTAATTGCGGTGCCTGTATCACTCATCGGTACCTTTGCCATTATGCAGTGGATTGGCGTTTCAATTAACACGCTTTCGCTATTTGGCTTGGTTCTCGCCATCGGGATTGTCGTCGATGATGCCATTGTGGTGGTGGAAAACGTTGAGCGGAATATTCACGATGGTTTATCACCATTAGCAGCAACGCGCAAAGCCATGACCGAAGTAACAGGGCCAATTATTGCCATTGCGCTAGTACTGTGTGCGGTATTTATTCCAACAGCCTTTATTACTGGTTTATCCGGCCAATTCTATAAGCAATTTGCCTTAACTATTACCATCTCAACCCTGATTTCAGCATTTAACTCGTTAACGTTATCGCCAGCGTTATCGGCATTGTTGCTAAAAGGGCATGATGCCAAGCCAGACTGGTTAACACGTGTGTTAGATAAAACGCTGAGCAGAGTGGTATTTACACCGTTTAATAAGTTGTTTGACAGAGGTGCTAATGCCTATGAAAACTTAGTGAAAAAGCTGATCCGCTTTTCGCTGTTAGTGTCTGTGTTATACCTAGGTTTAGTGGGCGCAACTGGCAGCTTGTTTAATGCTGTGCCGGGTGGTTTTATTCCTCAGCAAGACAAGCAGTACCTAGTGGCGATTGCGCAATTGCCAGATGCGGCAAGCTTGAATCGTACCGAAGAAGTTATCCGAGAAATGGGTGATATGGCGCTAAACACGCCAGGTGTTGCCAATACCGTCGCCTTCCCAGGTTTGTCGGTGAACGGATTTACCAACAGTCCGAACAGCGGTATTGTGTTTGTGACCTTAAAAGATTTTACCGAACGCAATGAACCACAGCTTTCTGCTAATGCCATTGCGGCTAACTTAAATGGCCAATTTGCGGCCATTGATGAAGCCTTTGTCGCGATTTTCCCACCGCCGCCTATTCAAGGCTTAGGTTCAACGGGTGGTTTTAAGCTGCAAATTGAAGACAGAGGTAACTTAGGGTTTAACGCTTTGTTTGACTCACTACAAGCGGTGATTGGTGAAGCGCAGAAACGCCCAGAGTTAATGGGCTTGTACTCAACTTTCCGCATTCAAGTACCGCAAATGGATATTGAAGTGGATCGCGAACAAGCCTTGATTTTAGGGGTAGAGCTTTCGGAAGTGTTCGATGCGCTGCAAGTTTACTTAGGCTCATTGTATGTCAACGATTTCAACCTGTTTGGCCGCACTTATCAGGTTAATGCGCAAGCAGATGCAGACTTTCGTGTTGATCCGAAACAAATTCTTGGCTTAAAAGTCCGTAATGCCGCAGGGCATATGGTACCGTTGGGCGCAGTTGTGGCAGTAACGCCAACCACAGGGCCAGATCGCGTGATGCACTATAACGGTTATCCAAGTGCTGAATTAAACGGTAGCCCTGCGCCCGGTTATAGCTCTGATCAGGCACAATTTGCGATTGAAGAAGTACTCGCCGCGACCTTGCCAAACGGCATGGAATACGAGTGGACCGAAGTCACCTACCAGCAAATTTTAGCCGGTAATACCATGGTCTATATCTTCCCATTAGTGGTGGTGTTAGTGTTTACTGTATTAGCTGCGCAATATGAAAGCTTACGTTTACCATTAGCCATTATTTTGATTGTGCCGATGACCATTTTCTCTGCCTTGTTGGGTGTTTGGATGATTGGCGGTGACAACAATATTTTCACCCAAATAGCGTTAATCGTACTGGTCGCACTGGCCTGTAAAAATGCGATTTTGATGGTGGAATTTGCCAAAGAAATTCAAGACGCGGGTCAATCGCCATTAGCGGCAATTTTAGAAGCCTGTCGCTTGCGTTTACGCCCAATTTTAATGACCTCGATTGCCTTTACCGCCGGTGTTGTACCGCTTGTGTTGGCAACAGGTGCTGGCGCAGAAATGCGTCAGGCAATGGGCGTAGCAGTATTTGGCGGTATGATTGGGGTAACGGTATTTGGTCTGTTATTTACGCCAGTTTTCTATATGCTACTAGCTAATAAAAATAAAAAGGCCACCTCAGCGTTACCAGCCGAGCAAGTAACTTAG
- a CDS encoding LysR family transcriptional regulator, producing the protein MDISSRMLLFLEVSERGSFAKVAEHRKIDRSVVSKQVAKLEQELGVRLMNRTTRSFSITGAGHDVLRKAQALKSLLDDTTRVAQNYHQTPRGTLKITCSYSLAKQVLMPVITSFQQRFPQVNVELFTGDKVVDIIADGFDLAIRVGEQKDSSMVARYLARNRLMLLAAPSFIERFGEPKTLEELASLPATCYAGEQIRPDYIDYADEQNQTQRVHLNWQFACNEVELMRDHVLSGASFYLAPAFHMQDDISAGRLVPIMTDLKLLDFTAIYAVYPHRDLPLRARLFFDALKEYIGDKTPIWEQNIPNFEKMYGNPTREEWNNQA; encoded by the coding sequence ATGGATATTTCTAGCCGTATGTTGTTGTTTTTGGAAGTTTCTGAGCGCGGCTCATTTGCCAAAGTCGCCGAGCATAGAAAAATCGATCGCTCGGTTGTATCGAAACAAGTCGCCAAGTTAGAGCAAGAATTAGGCGTGCGCTTAATGAATCGTACCACCCGCTCCTTTTCCATTACTGGCGCAGGCCATGATGTGCTGAGAAAAGCGCAAGCGCTCAAAAGCCTGCTTGATGACACGACGCGTGTTGCACAAAACTATCACCAAACGCCGCGGGGCACGCTAAAAATCACCTGTAGCTATTCACTTGCTAAGCAAGTGTTAATGCCTGTGATTACCTCTTTTCAGCAGCGCTTTCCACAAGTTAACGTAGAATTATTCACCGGCGATAAAGTCGTCGATATTATTGCTGATGGTTTTGATTTAGCGATCCGCGTTGGTGAGCAAAAAGATTCATCTATGGTCGCCCGTTACCTTGCTCGTAATCGCTTAATGTTGCTTGCCGCGCCAAGCTTTATTGAACGCTTTGGCGAGCCCAAAACACTTGAAGAACTGGCAAGCTTGCCTGCTACTTGCTATGCCGGCGAGCAAATTCGGCCGGATTATATCGATTATGCCGACGAGCAAAACCAAACACAGCGTGTGCATCTAAATTGGCAATTTGCCTGTAACGAAGTAGAGTTAATGCGTGACCATGTGCTTTCTGGCGCTTCGTTTTATCTAGCCCCTGCGTTTCATATGCAAGACGATATCAGCGCTGGTCGCCTAGTGCCGATCATGACCGACTTAAAACTACTGGATTTTACTGCGATTTATGCAGTATACCCGCACCGAGATTTACCGCTTAGAGCACGCCTTTTTTTTGATGCATTAAAAGAATATATCGGTGATAAAACTCCGATTTGGGAGCAGAATATTCCGAACTTTGAAAAAATGTACGGTAACCCAACGCGTGAAGAGTGGAACAACCAAGCCTAA
- a CDS encoding efflux RND transporter periplasmic adaptor subunit — MKKLHLLASVTAMLAVLTLAGCNSQEAEPQMQMPPLPIDVAQVAFQEVQSWHTYTTRLESPQRVILMPRVSGVVESIAFTEGQTVQQGDALFQIDPRPFQAVVDRLRAQILAGEAALEEAINREKRALNLGKSSAISIEQVESRSADSKQRKAELLALKAQLDSALLDLEFTSVKSPITGVISRAEITEGNNVIANQSVLTNIVSNDEMYAYFDIDERTWNSDFAKVTSNTPLPVTLTLAGNTKRQYQGHIDFVDNAVNASTGTIRVRATFDNHTQERALKAGSFARLKLASTDVEKHILVPDRAIGTDLKNRFVLTIGEDNTVQYRQVTAGERYGQYRVITDGLNPQDNIAVNGPAKVFPGMVISPRNVTLDLSAVALTVDPATADTLAAVR; from the coding sequence ATGAAAAAGCTTCATTTATTAGCTTCCGTAACGGCAATGCTCGCGGTACTTACCTTGGCTGGATGTAATAGCCAAGAAGCCGAGCCACAAATGCAAATGCCACCGCTGCCAATTGATGTTGCACAAGTTGCCTTTCAAGAAGTGCAATCTTGGCATACCTATACCACTCGCCTTGAGTCGCCGCAGCGCGTGATTTTAATGCCGCGTGTTTCAGGTGTGGTTGAAAGCATTGCCTTTACCGAAGGGCAAACGGTGCAGCAAGGTGACGCACTTTTTCAAATCGATCCTCGTCCATTTCAAGCGGTAGTTGATCGCTTACGCGCGCAAATTCTTGCTGGTGAAGCAGCGTTGGAAGAGGCGATTAATCGAGAAAAACGCGCCTTAAACTTAGGAAAAAGCAGTGCCATTTCAATTGAACAAGTGGAATCGCGCTCAGCTGACTCAAAACAACGTAAAGCGGAATTGTTAGCACTGAAAGCTCAACTCGATTCAGCCTTACTTGATTTAGAATTCACCTCAGTGAAGTCGCCAATTACTGGTGTGATTTCTCGCGCTGAAATTACCGAAGGCAACAACGTTATCGCTAATCAAAGTGTGTTAACTAACATTGTATCTAACGATGAAATGTACGCATACTTTGATATTGACGAGCGCACATGGAACTCAGATTTTGCCAAGGTAACGTCAAACACGCCATTGCCTGTGACGCTAACCTTAGCAGGCAATACTAAGCGCCAATACCAAGGTCATATCGACTTTGTTGATAATGCTGTGAATGCGTCAACCGGTACGATTCGTGTGCGCGCGACGTTTGATAATCACACGCAAGAGCGCGCGTTAAAAGCTGGTTCTTTTGCTCGCTTAAAACTGGCGTCTACTGATGTTGAAAAACACATTTTGGTGCCAGATCGCGCAATTGGCACCGATCTGAAAAACCGTTTTGTGTTAACGATTGGTGAAGACAACACAGTGCAATATCGCCAAGTGACCGCAGGTGAGCGCTACGGCCAGTACCGTGTGATCACCGACGGTTTAAACCCTCAAGATAATATTGCGGTAAATGGCCCAGCTAAAGTCTTCCCTGGCATGGTGATCAGCCCGCGCAATGTTACCTTAGACTTATCCGCGGTTGCGCTAACCGTTGACCCAGCTACTGCCGACACGCTTGCGGCTGTTCGCTAG